One window from the genome of Salvelinus fontinalis isolate EN_2023a chromosome 3, ASM2944872v1, whole genome shotgun sequence encodes:
- the LOC129834631 gene encoding fidgetin-like protein 2, with amino-acid sequence MHWSPEHVAPLSQWPEQHLDVSSTTSPPSVDKHDPYATAGRCSYTPAAGYPWASDDISALTASSLLKHYAEKYSGLELPYERPAPGAYSEPGSFLKSEAEPWSLGQGMECYSGLEPLAAGAKVGSVSVGLTGTGSVTVVSSNLTSDPGYSSSGSCNGPPSQDYPPSYNSSYLSSGYYPQTGSALPPASLHSLHTTPTLVPSYNLNNPVYNYLPGCYSHPQTSLASGYSHSSASYLPSGLSTSTSLTPRPTVVGSSYGYPSHSLGAGSETGGPLKRKAFEMVEEGEEGGEEGDGLQYRKYGNVHGNGHSKIHGNGYAMAGSEGQAYKPGKPLVLPPYGGQREYSPSSGLGGESRGGGEHGFPHQRLAMKMPASRARSEDPTGGR; translated from the coding sequence ATGCACTGGTCTCCGGAGCACGTGGCCCCCCTGTCCCAGTGGCCTGAGCAGCACCTTGATgtgtcctccaccacctcccctccctccgttGACAAACACGATCCCTACGCCACCGCAGGTCGCTGCAGTTACACCCCTGCAGCCGGCTACCCCTGGGCCAGTGATGACATCTCggccctcactgcctcctccttgTTAAAACACTATGCCGAGAAGTACTCAGGTCTGGAGTTGCCCTACGAGAGACCTGCCCCAGGGGCATACTCAGAGCCTGGGTCTTTCCTGAAGAGCGAGGCTGAGCCCTGGTCCCTGGGGCAGGGAATGGAGTGTTACTCTGGGCTGGAGCCCCTGGCTGCAGGGGCCAAAGTGGGCTCAGTGTCAGTGGGCCTCACTGGCACGGGCAGTGTGACGGTAGTGAGCAGTAACTTGACCTCTGATCCCGGATATAGCAGCAGTGGCTCCTGTAATGGCCCCCCCTCTCAGGACTACCCACCCTCCTACAACAGCAGCTACCTCTCCTCTGGATACTACCCACAGACTGGCTCAGCACTTCCCCCAGCCTCTCTACACTCTCTGCATACCACCCCCACCTTGGTGCCCAGCTACAACCTTAACAATCCAGTCTACAACTACCTGCCAGGCTGCTACTCCCACCCCCAGACCAGCCTGGCATCTGGCTACAGCCACTCCAGTGCCTCCTACCTCCCCTCTGGGCTGAGCACCTCTACCTCCCTGACCCCCCGGCCCACCGTGGTGGGGAGCAGCTATGGATACCCCAGTCACAGCCTAGGGGCCGGCTCTGAAACAGGAGGGCCACTGAAACGCAAGGCTTTTGAGATggtggaagagggggaggagggaggagaagagggggatggcTTGCAGTACAGGAAGTACGGCAACGTCCATGGAAATGGCCACAGCAAGATCCACGGCAACGGCTACGCCATGGCGGGCTCAGAAGGCCAGGCCTACAAGCCTGGCAAGCCACTGGTGTTGCCTCCTTATGGTGGGCAGAGGGAGTACAGCCCCTCCTCAGGCCTAGgtggggagagcaggggaggaggggaacaCGGCTTCCCCCATCAGAGGCTGGCCATGAAGATGCCTGCGTCACGTGCACGATCTGAGGACCCCACTGGAGGACGCTAG